One Candidatus Glassbacteria bacterium genomic window carries:
- a CDS encoding UDP-N-acetylglucosamine 2-epimerase (non-hydrolyzing): MPAAFVLGTRPEIIKLYPVIRQYVARNLPYRIIHTNQHYSPELDAVFFEQLGLPKPDVNLDAGSGTQGEQLGRMLPRLEQALATLKPSLVYVQGDTNSVLAGALMASRAGIPVAHVEAGLRSYDSRMPEEYNRILADNLSALLFAPTDGARRILLGEGFAEERIHVTGNTVVDTLLAIPDLAGRQEWTGGKWNIERGKYILVTLHRPENVDRPEVLRPLLSVVGQAAEELGVPALFPVHPRTRSRIESFGLAPGDNIRLVEPVGYFGFVQLERESLLVVTDSGGVQEESCVLGVPCVTVRRSTERPETVEVGANVVTGPEPEAVLDGVRRMAGRRGGWTNPFGDGRAGERIVDIVLETMAG, encoded by the coding sequence CGTTCTGGGCACACGCCCCGAGATTATCAAGCTCTATCCTGTTATTCGCCAGTATGTTGCCCGCAATCTCCCATACAGGATAATCCATACCAACCAGCATTACAGCCCGGAACTCGACGCCGTCTTTTTCGAGCAGCTCGGTCTGCCGAAGCCGGATGTCAACCTCGATGCCGGTTCGGGAACCCAGGGCGAGCAGCTCGGGCGGATGCTGCCGCGTCTGGAGCAGGCGCTGGCGACACTAAAACCGTCGCTGGTCTATGTCCAGGGAGATACCAACTCGGTCCTGGCCGGTGCGCTGATGGCGTCCAGGGCCGGGATTCCGGTGGCGCATGTCGAGGCCGGCCTGCGCAGTTATGACAGCCGGATGCCCGAGGAGTACAACCGGATTCTGGCCGACAACCTGAGCGCCCTCCTGTTCGCTCCCACCGACGGGGCGCGCCGGATACTGCTGGGCGAGGGTTTCGCTGAGGAGCGGATCCACGTGACCGGCAACACTGTTGTGGATACTTTACTGGCGATCCCGGATCTGGCGGGCCGGCAGGAGTGGACTGGCGGCAAATGGAATATCGAACGAGGTAAATACATCCTGGTTACCCTGCACCGCCCGGAAAATGTCGACCGCCCGGAGGTGCTGAGACCCCTGTTGAGCGTTGTCGGGCAGGCCGCCGAAGAGCTTGGCGTGCCGGCGCTCTTTCCGGTCCATCCCCGCACACGCTCCCGGATCGAGTCGTTCGGCCTGGCCCCGGGGGACAATATCAGGCTGGTGGAACCGGTGGGCTATTTCGGGTTCGTGCAGCTGGAACGGGAGTCCCTGCTCGTAGTCACCGATTCCGGCGGAGTGCAGGAGGAATCCTGCGTACTCGGAGTCCCGTGCGTAACCGTGCGCCGGTCCACAGAGCGTCCGGAAACGGTCGAGGTGGGGGCCAACGTCGTTACCGGCCCCGAGCCGGAAGCGGTTCTGGACGGCGTGCGGCGGATGGCCGGCAGGCGCGGCGGCTGGACCAACCCGTTCGGTGACGGCCGGGCCGGGGAAAGGATCGTGGACATTGTCCTGGAAACGATGGCTGGTTAA